One Oncorhynchus mykiss isolate Arlee chromosome 9, USDA_OmykA_1.1, whole genome shotgun sequence genomic window, TAAGCGTTTTACTACACAACTAGCGAATTCCAGTGCATATAGACAGGGATATCTTAAACCTGGATTTCAATGCAACACAACTGTCGTACAGCAAGTACACGATAACTTTAAAAAGCTAAATATGTCCTTTCAGAACCAATTGACTGCCTATCATACCTGTATATCTCCATCTGTCACATAATTACATTATTTAAAAACATGATAATATCATTGTATTCTTTTTTCTGGGTACAAATTGTAAGTGACTATATCAGTCAACAAGACTTGTATTGCCATTGACAACAATCTTTAAAATACTGTGTAACAACAACATCATGATCTGCCTCATCACAGATATGAGGCCTGCTTGTAACATTTATACAATTGAAATGTGATTAAGAAAACCTATCTAACATGTATACAGTTATATTTTATTTACCAATTCATAATTTGAACTCTGTGTATAAAGACATAGATAACCCGTACAgctacagtacctgtcaaaagtttggacacatctactcattcaagggtttttctttaattttacaattttctacattgtaggacaatagtgaagacatcaaaactattaaataatacatgtggaatcatgtagtaaccaaaaaagtgttaaacaaattaaaatatattttatatttgagattcttcaaagtagccatccttttccttgatgacagctttgcacactcttggcattctctcaacaagcttcatgaggtagtcacctggaatacatttcaattaacaggtgtgccttgttaaaagttaatttgtagaatttctttccttcttaatgcatttgagccaatcagttgtgttgtgaccaggtagggtggaagatagccctatttggtgaaagaccaagtccatattatgtcaagaacagctcaaataagcaaagagaaacgacaataCACcactactttaaaacatgaaggtcagtcaatacagaacatttcaagaaccttgaaagtttcttcaagtgttgtcgcaaaaaccatcaagcactatgatgaaactggctctcatgaggaccgccacaggaaaggaagtcccagagttacctctgctgcagaagataaatTAATTAgaataactgcacctcagattgcagcccaaataaatgcttcacagagttcaagaaacacacatctcaacatcagctgttcagaggagactgcgcgaatcaggccttcatcgtcgaattgctgcaaagaaaccactactaaaggacagcagTGATACGCCATCAGATCTGTTCGGTGCTTAGTGgtactgtcatttgtttttcaacaggacaatgacacaaaatacacctccaggctgtgtaagggctatttgaccaagaaggagagtgatggagtcctgcatccgatgacctggcctccacaatcacccgacctcaacccaaatgagatggtatgggatgagttgaaccgcagagtgaagaaaaagcagccaacaagtgctcagcatatgtgggaactccttcaagatggttggaaaagcattccaggtgaagctggttgagcgaatgccaatagtgtgcaaagctgtcatcaactattttggttactacatgattccatatgtgttatgtcatagttttgatgtcttcactaatattctacaatgtagcaaatagtataaataaagaaaaacccttgtatgagtaggtgtgtccaaacctttgactggtgctgtatgtcAAATAGCATACTGTATCAAACTGCCCATGAATGAGGTTGTTCTAGCCGTTTGCAATTTCAGCTTGATACTACATAAAATAATATGAGTAGGCCTACCATAGGTACTGTACCTCAGCTGGGGATTTGTTTACTAATGTATCCCAACTGTACAGTACACTCCCTGAGATTTTTGAAAAATATGTATTTCTCACTAATGAGAATTGTTGTTGCACCTTTATACTGAGCATGTTTACAGAGAAACATATGCTAGTAAAGATGGTAAAATTGTAAATGCTTTGTTGGATGGGTTTGTGGGCTCCAGTTCTGTGTTAGATTGCTTCTTGCTTGGTGATGGTGAGCTGAGGGATGGAGATAGGATGCTTGGGCACAGTGGCTATAACCCCTTGAGCCATTTTATAGTGTTCTGGACTGGAGActgtgggaggagaggggattggGGTTCCAGGAGTGGCTGCAACAAACCAGAACTGATCAATTAGTGGAGGAATTAACAAAAGTCGGGTTaacaaacaaatcaacatatttaCCTTGTGGCATGAACAAATATTAATATATTCAGACAAGGAACATTTGTGAAATTTTCTGAGGGCATTAAAAATGTTAATAAAAAATAACAGACATTTTCTTTGACAAAGCAAGCCTGATTAGTCTCTCTGAATAACTTCTTAGTGGATTATTCTGCCAAGCTTGTGTGTGCTTCCAActacctgactctgttacacatGGCAGTGGATTGATGCCACTGAGCTCACTGTTGGTTGAGAATCTCAAGCATTTTTTGTCTAATTTTGGGGTCAGTGTCCGGGACACAGCTTTCAGTGCTTTTTAATCCagaactaggcttaatctgtctCTGGGGAACCAACACTTGGAGTTGGAAATTTGGGGTCTGGCATGTAGTTATTGATACTCACAGATTTGGCCATTGTGGATGGAAGTAGCCATGTTGCTTGAAACGATGGCATTGTTGCTGAGGTGTTCCTGAACCAGATGTGGATGCAGAGAGTGAGGTGTGTGAGGTGCCTCAGTAGCAGAACCTGAGAAAAACAACACAACATACACCAACCCCCCAAACAGTTAATTTCCTCCTTCACTGTCCTTCGGTAATAGAGTATGATATCCAACTAGCATTCTATCATATTGAAGAGTGTAAACTTCTCTAACCAATAGAACTCACGGAAAGTTGTTTTTATTAAATTATTTTGGCATTAGATTGAGACCTTTTACTTTATTTGTAACAATATCAAGATGTCTAACCTCCTAAGAGCATCTCTTGGAGCAGGTTGTCAATCTTGGCCATGCCAAAGAGTTTGACAAACTGTATCTGTTCAATCATCTGCCAGGTGATGCTCTGTAGTGtgggcagcagcaggagcagctctCCGAAGCGTCCCCGGGAGTCATACTGCCGGTCGTTGATGTAGTCCTCTAGGCTGACCTGAACCTGGTACCGCATCCGCTTGATCTTACCTGGGTCACTCAGACCTTTGGCATCTGGAGCAGGAGAGAGTAGGCATTTGGTTGACAGCTTGGTCCCTCGCTGCCTGGACACGTTGCTCATATAACAGGCATTCTTAGTCACTAGTTTAGTTGCTCACTGGTTACATAATTTTTTGTTTTGCAACATAAATGTTACTGCCCTAGAATGCTTCATATGATGTCTCACTGTTTGAATCAGATGATAGGCTGTTCATTTTAAAAGGAAAGTTGTGTTCCATGTAATACCTGGATCGAAGAAAACAATGGCTTTCAAACAAGCAAATTCATTGTCGTCTATCTGGAGTTCCTGGAAGGACAGCACTAGCTCGTCCAGAATCCTCACTGCTACCCGGCACACTTCCATCTCCGGGCAGTTCCGGGGAATAATGTGGTCATTTCCTATAAGGAACAGAAACCAATAAATGCCATGTATACCGATTCACTCTGTGATTTTTTGATGATTTTGCCCCCCTCCCAAACAAATATCATATTGCTAGCATAACTCTTATATAACTAGTCTATTATATTACATGgtgtaattataataataatattactttGGTGTGTGCTTATATTTTTACAAGTGTGTATCAGTTACCATATGCATGCGTTAATTGGAAATGTGATTTTTGCATATACCAAATCcacctgagacaccctcggagaatggggtcacggccagggtctaccattattAATgatgaccctggagcaattagatGGTGTACAGTAGCTAATATCTTATCTTGACTTTACCTAGTAACAGGAGGTCCTTGTACAACATAGACCTCTTTGCAGCTCCAATCAGAAGATTCTCTCCTGCATGGGCTCGCAGCAATGCCACCTGAAATAAAGGAAAGCCTTTCATTATTAATCACTGGgacaaaactggttgaatcaacattgtttgcatttcattttaataaataaaaaattgatgATGTTGATTCCAACGTCAAAAACAggttggatttgaaaaaagtcatcaacgtaagggaattttGTCATTTTTGCATGGAAATGTTTTCTGAAATCCAATAACATGGGGAAtttttgatttcacattgaattcacattacttgacaactcaaccaaatgtaaatccaaactagatgttgaactgactgacgtctgtgcccagtgagtAGCTTTAACCTTGAAGCTGTCTTGCAGCCTCTGAGGGCCTCccaggtggcacagtggttaagggcgctgtactgcagcgccagctgtgccaccagagactctgggtttgcgcccaggctctgtcgtaaccggctgcgactgggaggtccgtggggcgacgcacaattggcctagcgtcgtccaggttagggaggggttggctggtagggatatccttgtctcattgcgcaccagcaactcctgtggcgggccgggcacagtgcgcgctaaccatgGTTGCcaggtgaacggtgtttcctccgacacattggtgggctggcttccgggttggatgcgagctgtgttaagaagcagtgcggcttggttgggttgtgtatcggaggacgcatgactttcaaccttcgtctctcccgagcccgtacgggagttgtagcgatgagacaagatagtagctactaaacaattggataccacgaagagaaaacagggtaaaaaaaaaaactttaaaaaacacCACTTCTCTATGAaacaatattttttattaaaaattgttttaacctttatttaattaggcaagtcagttaagaacaaattcttatttacgatgatggCCAACGCCGGCCCAatctggacgacgctgggacaattatgcgccaccctacgggactcccaatcacggctggttgttgtacagccttgattcaaaccagggtgtctgtagtgacacctcaagcactgagatgcagtgccttagaccgctgcgccactcgggaatcCCAATTTGATAAGACATGGGAAATATTACATCACTTCTGCCAATCATACCTAACCATTAAACAAGTAACCTTTCATACCACCCTTAAGGTCACTGAAGAGCTAACCAGAGattctcacagagagagagagtcaagtaAATGTGTGAAGATACACCTGATGGATCCCTGACTAATTCAACATCAGCAAATCAGTTACCAAAGCCCTGGTTGTCACGGTGTTAATGATTCTGGAATAGTTCTGATCAGAGATACAACTATCAAACTAGCTCATCATATTCTAACTGGATTCTGAGGTCTTAAAAAACAGCACTCCATACTCCAAATGCTGATTGAAGAGCTTTATATT contains:
- the LOC110532634 gene encoding hepatocyte nuclear factor 4-alpha isoform X1, whose translation is MDMADYSDALDPAYTTLEFENMQVLSMGSDSSPAESANMNAANHLGAGTLCAICGDRATGKHYGASSCDGCKGFFRRSVRKNHMYSCRFSRQCIVDKDKRNQCRYCRLKKCFRAGMKKEGIQFIQLHSNAVQNERDRISTRRSSYEDSSLPSINALIQADVLSRQISSPGPILNGDIRTKKVATITDVCESMKQQLLVLVEWAKYIPAFCDLPLDDQVALLRAHAGENLLIGAAKRSMLYKDLLLLGNDHIIPRNCPEMEVCRVAVRILDELVLSFQELQIDDNEFACLKAIVFFDPDAKGLSDPGKIKRMRYQVQVSLEDYINDRQYDSRGRFGELLLLLPTLQSITWQMIEQIQFVKLFGMAKIDNLLQEMLLGGSATEAPHTPHSLHPHLVQEHLSNNAIVSSNMATSIHNGQISTPGTPIPSPPTVSSPEHYKMAQGVIATVPKHPISIPQLTITKQEAI
- the LOC110532634 gene encoding hepatocyte nuclear factor 4-alpha isoform X2 — translated: MDMADYSDALDPAYTTLEFENMQVLSMGSDSSPAESANMNAANHLGAGTLCAICGDRATGKHYGASSCDGCKGFFRRSVRKNHMYSCRFSRQCIVDKDKRNQCRYCRLKKCFRAGMKKEAVQNERDRISTRRSSYEDSSLPSINALIQADVLSRQISSPGPILNGDIRTKKVATITDVCESMKQQLLVLVEWAKYIPAFCDLPLDDQVALLRAHAGENLLIGAAKRSMLYKDLLLLGNDHIIPRNCPEMEVCRVAVRILDELVLSFQELQIDDNEFACLKAIVFFDPDAKGLSDPGKIKRMRYQVQVSLEDYINDRQYDSRGRFGELLLLLPTLQSITWQMIEQIQFVKLFGMAKIDNLLQEMLLGGSATEAPHTPHSLHPHLVQEHLSNNAIVSSNMATSIHNGQISTPGTPIPSPPTVSSPEHYKMAQGVIATVPKHPISIPQLTITKQEAI